One region of Mycolicibacterium insubricum genomic DNA includes:
- a CDS encoding GuaB3 family IMP dehydrogenase-related protein produces MRDLVEIGMGRTARRTYELDDINIVPSRRTRSSQDVSTAWQLDAYRFEIPVLAHPTDALVSPEFAIELGRLGGLGVLNGEGLIGRHADVEAALARVLEAAAAEPDEPNAAIRLLQQLHAAPLDLELLGAAVGRIRDAGVTTAVRVSPQNAAALTPTLVAAGIDLLVIQGTIISAERVANDGEPLNLKTFISELDVPVVAGGVLDHRTALHLMRTGAAGVIVGYGSTLGVTTSDEVLGISVPMATAIADAAAARREYLDETGGRYVHVLADGDIHTSGDLAKAIACGADAVVLGTPLASAAEAQGQGWYWPSAAAHPSLPRGALLQVEVDDRPSLQRVLTGPSDDPFGSLNLVGGLRRAMAKAGYCDLKEFQKVGLSVRS; encoded by the coding sequence ATGCGCGACCTGGTCGAGATCGGGATGGGCCGCACCGCCCGTCGTACCTATGAGCTCGATGACATCAATATCGTGCCGTCCCGGCGCACCCGCTCGTCCCAGGACGTGTCGACGGCCTGGCAGCTGGACGCCTACCGGTTCGAGATCCCGGTGCTCGCCCACCCGACCGACGCGCTGGTCTCACCGGAGTTCGCCATCGAGCTGGGCCGCCTCGGCGGGCTCGGGGTGCTCAACGGCGAGGGCCTGATCGGCCGGCACGCCGACGTCGAGGCCGCGCTGGCCCGGGTGCTGGAGGCCGCCGCCGCCGAACCCGACGAGCCGAACGCGGCGATCCGGTTGCTGCAGCAACTGCACGCCGCACCGCTGGACCTCGAGCTGCTCGGCGCCGCGGTCGGGCGGATCCGCGACGCCGGCGTCACCACCGCGGTGCGGGTCAGCCCGCAGAACGCGGCGGCGCTGACTCCGACGCTGGTGGCCGCCGGGATCGACCTGCTGGTCATCCAGGGCACCATCATCTCCGCCGAGCGGGTGGCCAACGATGGGGAGCCGCTGAACCTCAAGACCTTCATCTCCGAACTGGACGTACCGGTGGTGGCCGGCGGTGTGCTCGACCACCGCACCGCGCTGCACCTGATGCGCACCGGGGCGGCCGGGGTGATCGTCGGCTACGGGTCGACGCTCGGGGTGACCACCAGCGACGAGGTGCTCGGCATCAGCGTGCCGATGGCGACGGCGATCGCCGACGCCGCGGCCGCGCGCCGCGAATACCTCGACGAGACCGGCGGCCGCTATGTGCACGTGCTGGCCGACGGCGACATCCACACCTCCGGTGACCTGGCCAAGGCGATCGCCTGCGGTGCGGACGCCGTCGTGCTGGGCACGCCGCTGGCCTCGGCCGCCGAGGCGCAGGGACAGGGCTGGTACTGGCCGTCGGCCGCCGCACACCCGTCGTTGCCGCGCGGTGCGCTGCTGCAGGTGGAGGTCGACGACCGGCCGTCGCTGCAGCGCGTGCTGACCGGTCCGTCCGACGACCCGTTCGGCTCGCTGAATCTGGTCGGCGGGCTGCGCCGGGCGATGGCCAAGGCCGGGTACTGCGATCTCAAGGAGTTCCAGAAGGTCGGGCTGTCGGTCCGCTCGTAG